In Carya illinoinensis cultivar Pawnee chromosome 7, C.illinoinensisPawnee_v1, whole genome shotgun sequence, the following are encoded in one genomic region:
- the LOC122316097 gene encoding OVARIAN TUMOR DOMAIN-containing deubiquitinating enzyme 5: MDDYQEIEDKTSEKISDNASQKKQETRDDMLSRHRKEISQLQNKEIELKKAAAKGSKAEQKAKKKQVEEEISQFSAKLKEKHAAELASLGYSSSDGDGKGNIVNLVKAIAGVSVTSQPDQSKPSKSAKRRGKRAQQEAEREQRIQEEQSSIVSDRMIEDEKLERKLEPLGLTVNEIKPDGHCLYRAVEDQLALLSGGLSPYTYQELREMVAAYMRKHASDFVPFFLSDNAIEGDSDNSLAERFENYCKEVESTAAWGGQLELGALTHCLRKHIMIYSGSFPDVEMGKEYISDGVNGSSDSSIMLSYHRHAFGLGEHYNSVIPI, translated from the exons ATGGATGATTATCAAGAAATAGAGGACAAAACATCAGAAAAAATTTCTGATAATGCATCACAAAAGAAACAGGAAACTCGTGATGATATGCTTTCCAGGCATAG GAAAGAGATATCGCAGCTGCAGAACAAGGAAATTGAACTGAAAAAGGCAGCAGCCAAAGGTAGCAAGGCTGAACAGAAAGCTAAGAAGAAACAGGTGGAGGAAGAGATCTCTCAATTTTCTGCTAAACTTAAAGAAAAACATGCTGCAGAACTTGCTTCACTAGGCTATAGCAGTAGTGATGGAGATGGAAAAGGCAATATTGTCAATTTGGTGAAAGCCATTGCTGGGGTTTCTGTTACCAGTCAACCGGACCAATCAAAGCCTAGCAAGAGCGCAAAGAGACGAGGAAAAAGAGCTCAGCAAGAAGCAGAAAGAGAGCAAAGAATTCAAGAGGAGCAGAGTAGCATTGTAAGTGATCGAATGATTGAAGATGAGAAACTGGAAAGAAAGCTTGAACCCCTTGGTTTGACTGTAAATGAAATAAAGCCGGATGGTCACTGTCTCTACCGAGCTGTTGAGGACCAGTTAGCTCTTCTATCTGGTGGTTTGTCTCCATATACATACCAAGAGCTTCGAGAAATGGTGGCTGCTTATATGAGGAAACATGCATCTGATTTCGTTCCATTTTTCCTCTCGGATAATGCAATAGAAGGAGATTCTGATAATTCTCTGGCAGAGAGATTTGAGAATTACTGCAAAGAAGTGGAGTCAACAGCAGCGTGGGGAGGACAACTAGAGCTCGGTGCTTTAACTCATTGCCTCAGAAAACACATCATGATATACTCAGGGTCATTCCCTGATGTAGAGATGGGGAAGGAGTACATATCAGATGGTGTGAATGGTTCATCAGATTCAAGTATCATGCTATCATACCATAGGCATGCATTTGGCCTGGGGGAGCACTATAATTCTGTCATCCCAATTTGA
- the LOC122316904 gene encoding monothiol glutaredoxin-S6-like, whose product METVRRLVGEYPVVIFSNRSSSCLSLTVKSVIGSFGANPKVYELDQVPDGQQIQRALQQIGCQENVPAVFIGQKLIGGSKEVNSLLLRNELEPLLRDAGAIWV is encoded by the coding sequence ATGGAGACTGTAAGGAGGTTGGTGGGTGAGTACCCAGTGGTGATCTTCAGCAATAGGAGCTCTTCTTGCCTGAGCCTAACCGTCAAGTCAGTAATAGGTAGCTTTGGGGCAAACCCTAAAGTTTACGAGCTGGATCAGGTACCAGATGGCCAGCAAATTCAGAGGGCGCTGCAGCAGATAGGATGTCAAGAAAACGTACCGGCTGTGTTCATAGGGCAAAAGTTAATTGGTGGTAGCAAAGAGGTCAACAGTCTACTTCTTAGGAATGAGCTAGAGCCATTACTCAGAGACGCCGGAGCGATATGGGTCTGA